Proteins encoded in a region of the Phalacrocorax carbo chromosome 15, bPhaCar2.1, whole genome shotgun sequence genome:
- the CCDC92 gene encoding coiled-coil domain-containing protein 92: MATSNLENQLQSAQKNLLFLQREHANTLKGLHAEIRRLQQHCTDLTYELTVKSSDLSENGSSRSDELKRKCEDLEAQLKVKEAENNELLKELEQKNAMIMVLENTIKEREKKYLEELKMKSHKLNMLSSELEQRASTIAYLTSQLHATKKKLMSSGGTSEGTPSGSPVLSNYKPSPPKDKLPETPRRRMKKSLSTPLNPEFEEAYRIGSDSRKLLLREPVDAMPDPTPFLLARETAEVHLIKERPLVIPPIASDRAPGESHSPAREKPHKAHIGVAHRIHHVAPAQPQPEVETLAVDQVHGSKVVRKHSGTDRTV, from the exons ATGGCAACTTCAAACCTGGAGAACCAGCTACAGAGTGCCCAGAAGAATCTGTTGTTTCTCCAGCGAGAACACGCCAACACGCTGAAGGGGCTGCACGCTGAGATTCGGcgcctgcagcagcactgcacaG atttaACCTATGAGCTGACTGTAAAGAGTTCAGACTTGTCAG AAAATGGTAGTTCGAGAAGTGATGAACTCAAAAGAAAGTGCGAAGATCTTGAAGCTCAGCTAAAAGTCAAAGAGGCTGAAAATAATGAATTACTGAAAGAACTCGAACAAAAGAATGCAATGATAATGGTGCTGGAAAACACtattaaagaaagagaaaagaagtatttggaagagttaaaaatgaaaagccataAGCTCAACATGTTGTCAAGTGAACTAGAGCAGAGAGCGAGCACTATTGCTTACTTAACTTCTCAGCTGCATGCTACTAAGAAGAAGCTGATGAGTTCAGGTGGGACTTCGGAGGGGACCCCTTCCGGCAGTCCCGTGCTGTCCAACTATAAGCCGTCCCCTCCCAAAGATAAACTGCCGGAGACGCCGCGGCGCAGAATGAAGAAGAGTCTGTCGACGCCGCTCAACCCCGAGTTTGAAGAGGCCTACAGAATAGGATCGGATAGCCGGAAGCTGCTGTTAAGAGAGCCTGTGGATGCCATGCCCGATCCCACCCCGTTTCTCTTGGCCAGGGAGACAGCAGAGGTACATCTTATTAAGGAGAGGCCGTTGGTTATTCCTCCTATTGCTTCAGATCGTGCACCCGGTGAATCGCACAGCCCAGCCCGCGAGAAGCCACACAAGGCACACATTGGGGTGGCGCATCGCATCCACCATGTCGCGCCAGCCCAGCCTCAGCCAGAGGTCGAAACACTGGCAGTGGATCAGGTCCATGGAAGTAAAGTGGTCAGAAAGCACTCAGGGACAGACAGAACTGTTTGA